A region from the Paraurantiacibacter namhicola genome encodes:
- a CDS encoding biotin--[acetyl-CoA-carboxylase] ligase, which yields MAPDRAGRIRVIAETGSTNADLVSVLKSGERWPKGQWLVADRQTAGKGRQGRAWKSASGNFTGSTAVHLTGQEPPAASLSFVASLAIYEALVGLLADPAVLQLKWPNDVMLNGGKASGILLERHGDSAVVGIGVNLASAPDLPDRRTAALADFGPAPSRDDFAGLLAASFDKELVRWRQFGLEPILARWQAAAHRLGTRLSVHDATGARLSGTFDGLDTDGALLLRLPDGSRRAIHAGDVMLEES from the coding sequence TTGGCGCCTGACCGCGCGGGCCGGATCCGCGTGATTGCGGAGACTGGCTCCACCAATGCCGACCTCGTATCCGTCTTGAAATCCGGGGAACGCTGGCCCAAGGGCCAATGGCTTGTCGCGGACCGGCAGACGGCCGGCAAGGGCAGACAGGGCCGCGCGTGGAAATCCGCCAGCGGCAACTTCACCGGCTCCACCGCCGTGCACCTGACCGGGCAGGAACCGCCCGCCGCCAGCCTCTCCTTCGTCGCCAGCCTTGCTATTTACGAAGCGTTGGTGGGACTTCTGGCCGATCCCGCGGTGCTGCAGCTGAAATGGCCGAATGACGTGATGCTGAATGGCGGCAAGGCGAGCGGCATCCTGCTGGAGCGGCACGGCGACAGCGCCGTTGTCGGCATCGGCGTGAACCTCGCAAGCGCGCCGGACCTGCCGGATCGCCGTACGGCTGCACTGGCCGATTTCGGGCCCGCACCCTCGCGCGATGATTTCGCCGGCCTGCTCGCAGCGTCCTTCGATAAAGAGCTGGTCCGCTGGCGGCAATTCGGGTTGGAGCCGATCCTGGCGCGCTGGCAGGCCGCCGCTCACCGGCTTGGCACGAGGCTGTCAGTTCACGATGCCACGGGCGCGCGCCTTTCCGGCACGTTCGACGGCCTCGATACGGACGGAGCCTTGCTGCTGCGTTTGCCCGATGGCTCGCGCCGTGCCATCCACGCCGGCGATGTGATGCTGGAGGAAAGCTGA
- the nuoN gene encoding NADH-quinone oxidoreductase subunit NuoN: MDMNISLGLIAPEILLTVASLVLLLVAAYIGDKAARATSIAAAVTLGGAFFLVAPSVCGADSGAGTIAFFDQFRADAFAGMAKLMIYAAAGAALVIATPFFQRLGAMKTEYPILILLATLGMSVMVSAADLLTLYIGLELNSLAAYVLAAMLRDDTRSAEAGLKYFVLGALASGILLFGMSLVYGFTGTTNFAGIAASLDGGLSTGALFGLTFVLAGLAFKISAVPFHMWTPDVYEGAPTPVTAFFASAPKVAAIALTARVALEAFGGQVDAWRQIVIFAALASIVVGALGAIGQSNVKRLLAYSSINNVGFILIGLAAATAAGLSAMMVYLAIYVVMTIGSFVAVLMMRGADGNNVEGIADLAGLSRTQPLLALCLAMLMFSLAGIPPLFGFWGKFVVFQAAVEADLIALAALGIAASVIGAFYYIKIVKVMYFDEPADTIKQTGDWSHWALLAICAVIISPLGYLLTPWLGELADGAAAALFLGA; this comes from the coding sequence ATGGATATGAACATCTCCCTCGGCCTGATTGCGCCCGAAATCCTGCTGACGGTCGCCTCGCTCGTCCTGCTGTTGGTCGCCGCCTATATTGGCGACAAGGCAGCCCGCGCGACTTCGATTGCCGCCGCCGTCACCCTTGGCGGGGCCTTCTTCCTCGTCGCACCATCGGTGTGCGGGGCAGATAGCGGTGCAGGCACGATTGCCTTTTTCGACCAGTTCCGCGCCGATGCCTTTGCCGGCATGGCCAAGCTGATGATCTACGCCGCCGCAGGTGCTGCGCTGGTGATTGCCACGCCCTTCTTCCAGCGCCTGGGCGCGATGAAGACGGAATATCCGATCCTCATCCTGCTCGCGACGCTGGGCATGAGCGTGATGGTGTCCGCCGCGGACCTGCTGACGCTGTATATCGGCCTGGAACTGAACTCGCTCGCCGCTTACGTCCTCGCTGCCATGCTGCGCGACGATACGCGCTCCGCCGAAGCGGGCCTGAAGTATTTCGTGCTCGGCGCGCTCGCCAGCGGCATCCTGTTGTTCGGTATGAGCCTGGTCTACGGCTTTACCGGCACCACCAATTTCGCTGGCATTGCCGCGTCGCTGGACGGCGGCCTTTCCACCGGCGCGCTGTTCGGCCTGACTTTCGTCCTGGCGGGCCTCGCCTTCAAGATCAGCGCCGTGCCGTTCCACATGTGGACGCCGGACGTGTACGAGGGCGCGCCGACGCCGGTCACCGCCTTCTTCGCCAGCGCTCCCAAGGTCGCAGCCATTGCCCTGACGGCGCGCGTCGCGCTGGAAGCATTTGGCGGGCAGGTCGACGCCTGGCGCCAGATCGTGATCTTTGCGGCGCTCGCCAGCATCGTGGTGGGGGCGCTCGGCGCCATCGGCCAGAGCAATGTGAAGCGCCTGCTGGCCTATTCCAGCATCAACAATGTCGGCTTCATCCTGATCGGTCTGGCTGCCGCGACCGCTGCGGGCCTTTCTGCGATGATGGTGTACCTCGCCATCTACGTCGTGATGACGATCGGCAGTTTCGTCGCGGTTCTGATGATGCGCGGTGCGGATGGGAATAACGTCGAAGGCATCGCCGACTTGGCAGGCCTCAGCCGTACGCAGCCGCTGCTTGCGCTGTGTCTTGCCATGCTGATGTTCAGCCTGGCCGGTATCCCGCCGCTGTTCGGCTTCTGGGGCAAGTTCGTGGTCTTCCAGGCCGCCGTGGAGGCTGACCTGATCGCGCTCGCTGCCCTGGGTATCGCCGCCAGCGTGATCGGCGCGTTCTATTACATCAAGATCGTCAAGGTCATGTATTTCGACGAACCGGCGGACACGATCAAGCAGACGGGCGACTGGTCGCACTGGGCGCTGCTGGCGATCTGCGCGGTGATCATCTCGCCGCTGGGTTACCTGCTGACGCCGTGGCTGGGTGAGCTGGCCGACGGGGCCGCTGCGGCGCTGTTCCTTGGCGCCTGA
- a CDS encoding NADH-quinone oxidoreductase subunit M has product MGGFPILSTMLAVPLVAAIACLFLSASAARATALAATLVNLALGVALWLNYEIGGPQWQFVESAPLFAGFSYALGIDGIALMLIVLSVFLMPICIGASWTSITKRVGEYMAAFLLVEVLMIGVFAAQDLFLFYIFFEAGLIPMYLIIGIWGGDNRIYASYKFFLYTLLGSVLMLIAMFWMVNEAGTTDIPTLMAYDFPPAAQTWLWLAFFASFAVKMPMWPVHTWLPDAHVQAPTAGSIILAGVLLKMGGYGFIRFSLPMFPEASAQFVWLIFGLSMAAVVITSLIALVQHDMKKLIAYSSVAHMAIVTAGLFAFNQQGLEGAMIMMLSHGLVSGALFLSVGIIYDRLHTREIDRYGGLSINMPKYAIFFLLFTMASIGLPGTSGFVAEFLSLMGVYEVSSWATFVLTTGIILGAAYMLYLYRRVCFGEQKNADAAAMPDIDKREWAMLAPLAAAVLWMGVYPESFLAPMRQDIAALDARLARAAPEGDAKLAMTTAPEAETKDQETAAEGAN; this is encoded by the coding sequence ATGGGGGGCTTTCCGATCCTTTCGACCATGCTGGCCGTTCCGCTGGTTGCGGCCATCGCGTGCCTGTTCCTCAGCGCATCCGCTGCTCGTGCAACCGCGCTTGCCGCAACACTGGTGAACCTCGCGCTCGGCGTCGCCCTGTGGCTGAACTACGAAATCGGCGGGCCGCAGTGGCAGTTCGTGGAAAGCGCGCCGCTGTTTGCGGGCTTCTCCTACGCCCTCGGCATCGACGGTATCGCGCTGATGCTGATCGTGCTCAGCGTCTTCCTGATGCCCATCTGTATCGGGGCGAGCTGGACCAGCATCACCAAGCGCGTCGGCGAGTACATGGCGGCTTTCCTGCTGGTCGAAGTGCTGATGATCGGCGTGTTTGCCGCGCAGGACCTGTTCCTGTTCTACATCTTCTTCGAAGCCGGCCTGATCCCGATGTACCTGATCATCGGCATCTGGGGCGGGGACAACCGGATTTACGCCAGTTACAAGTTCTTCCTCTACACGCTGCTCGGCTCCGTCCTGATGCTGATCGCGATGTTCTGGATGGTGAACGAGGCGGGGACGACGGACATTCCCACGCTGATGGCGTATGATTTCCCGCCGGCCGCGCAGACCTGGCTGTGGCTGGCCTTCTTCGCCAGCTTCGCGGTGAAGATGCCGATGTGGCCGGTGCATACCTGGCTGCCGGACGCCCACGTGCAGGCACCCACGGCAGGCTCCATCATCCTGGCCGGCGTGCTGCTGAAGATGGGCGGTTACGGCTTCATCCGCTTCAGCCTGCCGATGTTCCCCGAAGCGTCCGCGCAATTCGTGTGGCTGATCTTCGGCCTCAGCATGGCGGCTGTCGTCATCACCAGCCTGATCGCTCTGGTGCAGCACGACATGAAGAAGCTGATCGCCTATTCCTCCGTCGCCCACATGGCGATCGTGACGGCGGGCCTGTTCGCCTTCAACCAGCAGGGGCTGGAAGGCGCGATGATCATGATGTTGAGCCACGGGCTGGTGTCTGGCGCGCTGTTCCTCAGCGTGGGCATCATCTACGATCGGCTGCACACGCGTGAGATCGACCGTTACGGCGGCCTTTCCATCAACATGCCGAAGTACGCGATCTTTTTCCTGCTGTTCACCATGGCCAGCATCGGCCTGCCGGGCACGAGCGGCTTCGTGGCCGAATTCCTTAGCCTGATGGGCGTGTACGAAGTCAGCAGCTGGGCGACCTTTGTGCTGACCACCGGCATCATCCTGGGCGCGGCCTATATGCTGTACCTCTACCGCCGGGTGTGCTTCGGCGAGCAGAAGAACGCCGATGCCGCCGCCATGCCCGATATCGACAAGCGCGAATGGGCCATGCTGGCACCGCTCGCAGCGGCCGTGCTCTGGATGGGCGTCTATCCTGAAAGCTTCCTCGCACCCATGCGGCAGGACATCGCGGCGCTCGACGCGCGCCTTGCCCGTGCCGCGCCGGAAGGGGATGCCAAGCTGGCGATGACCACTGCGCCGGAGGCCGAAACAAAAGACCAGGAAACTGCCGCTGAGGGCGCGAACTGA
- the nuoL gene encoding NADH-quinone oxidoreductase subunit L — translation MQSILIIVFLPLLAAIIGGLGNRALGNTVVKSLTTGALLVSCALSWPIFFGFLNGSMDASVVPVLQWIQSGDLSFDWALRVDTLTAVMLVVITTVSALVHVYSWGYMDEDPDQPRFFAYLSLFTFAMLMLVTADNLVQMFFGWEGVGLASYLLIGFWFKKPSANAAAIKAFVVNRVGDLGFMLGIFGTFLVFGTVSIPEILSAAPAMEGASSIGFLGMRIDTMTIICLLLFVGAMGKSAQLGLHTWLPDAMEGPTPVSALIHAATMVTAGVFMVCRLSPMFEAAPIALNFVIFIGAATCLFAATVGTTQWDIKRVIAYSTCSQLGYMFFAAGVGAYGAAMFHLFTHAFFKALLFLGAGSVIHAMHHEQDMRYYGGLRKQIPFTFWAMLVGTLAITGVGIYHLGAGFAGFWSKDAILEVSYAAGGHGTGAFWVGVFAALLTSFYSWRLMFLTFWGKPRWAESEHIQHAVHHGHDTPEEHNPASQEDAGDDATHAVPAADQYDGTAGYHPHESPISMLVPLAVLSIGAIFAGQIFHDAFLSVEGNFWAGSLAFDPALMQAMTEVPYWVKYSALVVMLLGLLGAWYAYIRNTSLPGETTKQLGPVYNFVFNKWYFDELYNLLFVKPAFWIGRIFWQKGDVGLIDRFGPNGAAWLVGQGSGLAKRVQSGYLTSYALIMLLGLVAAITWVLF, via the coding sequence GTGCAATCGATCCTGATCATCGTATTCCTGCCCTTGCTGGCGGCCATCATTGGCGGCCTCGGCAACAGGGCGCTGGGCAATACGGTCGTGAAATCGCTCACGACCGGTGCGCTGCTGGTGTCCTGCGCGCTCAGCTGGCCGATCTTTTTCGGCTTCCTAAATGGCAGCATGGACGCCAGCGTCGTCCCCGTGCTGCAATGGATCCAGTCCGGCGATCTCAGCTTCGACTGGGCGCTGCGCGTCGACACGCTGACGGCGGTGATGCTGGTGGTGATCACTACCGTCTCCGCACTCGTCCATGTCTACAGCTGGGGCTATATGGACGAAGATCCGGACCAGCCGCGCTTCTTCGCTTATCTCTCGCTGTTCACCTTCGCCATGCTGATGCTGGTGACGGCGGACAACCTCGTCCAGATGTTCTTCGGTTGGGAAGGGGTGGGCCTCGCCAGTTACCTGCTGATCGGCTTCTGGTTCAAGAAACCCAGCGCGAATGCCGCCGCGATCAAGGCCTTCGTGGTCAACCGCGTGGGCGACCTTGGCTTCATGCTCGGCATCTTCGGCACCTTCCTGGTGTTCGGCACGGTTTCCATCCCGGAAATCCTTTCCGCCGCGCCCGCCATGGAAGGGGCCAGCAGCATTGGCTTCCTCGGCATGCGCATCGATACGATGACGATCATCTGCCTGCTGCTGTTCGTGGGCGCGATGGGCAAGTCCGCGCAGCTGGGCCTGCACACATGGCTTCCGGACGCGATGGAGGGGCCCACACCCGTCTCCGCGCTGATCCACGCAGCCACCATGGTTACGGCGGGCGTGTTCATGGTCTGCCGCCTGTCGCCGATGTTCGAAGCCGCGCCGATCGCGCTGAACTTCGTGATCTTCATCGGCGCGGCCACCTGCCTGTTCGCTGCCACCGTCGGAACGACGCAGTGGGACATCAAGCGCGTCATCGCCTATTCCACCTGCTCGCAGCTGGGCTACATGTTCTTCGCAGCAGGCGTGGGCGCTTATGGCGCCGCCATGTTCCACCTGTTCACGCACGCCTTCTTCAAGGCGCTGCTGTTCCTGGGCGCGGGCAGCGTGATCCACGCCATGCATCACGAGCAGGACATGCGCTATTACGGCGGCCTGCGTAAGCAGATCCCCTTCACATTCTGGGCCATGCTGGTCGGCACGCTGGCGATTACCGGCGTCGGCATCTACCACCTCGGCGCAGGCTTTGCCGGTTTCTGGTCCAAGGACGCGATCCTCGAAGTGTCCTACGCGGCGGGTGGCCACGGCACGGGCGCATTCTGGGTCGGCGTTTTCGCGGCCCTGCTGACCAGTTTCTACAGCTGGCGCCTGATGTTCCTGACCTTCTGGGGCAAGCCGCGCTGGGCCGAGAGCGAGCATATCCAGCACGCCGTCCATCACGGGCACGATACGCCGGAAGAGCACAATCCCGCCAGCCAGGAAGACGCGGGCGACGACGCCACGCATGCCGTGCCTGCGGCTGACCAGTATGACGGGACGGCGGGCTACCATCCGCATGAAAGCCCGATTTCCATGCTCGTCCCGCTTGCGGTGCTAAGCATCGGCGCGATCTTCGCGGGCCAGATCTTCCACGACGCTTTCCTGAGCGTGGAGGGCAACTTCTGGGCCGGCTCGCTCGCCTTCGATCCTGCACTGATGCAGGCCATGACTGAAGTGCCGTACTGGGTGAAGTATTCCGCGCTGGTAGTGATGCTGCTCGGCCTGCTGGGCGCGTGGTATGCCTATATCCGCAACACCAGCCTGCCGGGTGAGACCACCAAGCAGCTGGGGCCGGTGTACAATTTCGTGTTCAACAAGTGGTATTTCGACGAGCTTTACAACCTGCTGTTCGTGAAGCCGGCCTTCTGGATCGGGCGCATCTTCTGGCAGAAGGGCGATGTCGGCCTGATTGACCGCTTTGGTCCGAATGGCGCGGCCTGGCTGGTCGGGCAGGGTAGCGGCCTCGCCAAGCGTGTGCAGTCCGGATACCTCACCAGCTATGCGCTGATCATGCTGCTCGGCCTCGTGGCCGCCATCACCTGGGTGCTGTTCTGA
- the nuoK gene encoding NADH-quinone oxidoreductase subunit NuoK has translation MIGIEHYVIVSSILFVIGVLGIFLNRKNIIVILMAIELILLSVNINLVAFSAFLGDLVGQVFAMFVLTVAAGEAAIGLAILVIYFRGRGTIAVDDPSRMKG, from the coding sequence GTGATCGGTATCGAACATTACGTCATCGTCAGTTCGATCCTGTTCGTGATCGGCGTGCTGGGCATCTTCCTCAATCGCAAGAACATCATCGTCATCCTGATGGCGATCGAGCTGATCCTGCTCAGCGTGAACATCAACCTCGTCGCATTCAGCGCCTTCCTGGGCGATCTGGTGGGGCAGGTCTTCGCCATGTTCGTGCTGACCGTCGCGGCGGGCGAGGCAGCCATCGGGCTTGCCATCCTGGTCATCTATTTCCGCGGCCGCGGCACCATCGCGGTCGACGATCCCAGCCGGATGAAGGGGTAA
- a CDS encoding NADH-quinone oxidoreductase subunit J codes for MIQTIAFYLFATIVIASAVMVIMARNPVHSVLWLILAFFNAAGLMVLVGAEFIAMLLVIVYVGAVAVLFLFVVMMLDIDFAELRAGFMKNFPLGIAIALVLLAELVLGIGAYRAGALEIGSATAAAVTPTGAEALGGSNTAGLGALMFSEYLLLFEGAGMILLVAMVGAIVLTHRPPRTERGHQNIGKQVSRRPQDATELQRPEVGKGVEL; via the coding sequence ATGATCCAGACAATAGCCTTTTACCTGTTCGCCACGATCGTCATCGCCAGCGCGGTGATGGTCATCATGGCCCGCAACCCGGTGCATTCCGTGCTGTGGCTGATCCTGGCTTTCTTCAACGCCGCCGGCCTGATGGTTCTGGTGGGGGCGGAATTCATCGCGATGCTGCTGGTCATCGTCTATGTCGGCGCGGTCGCGGTGCTGTTCCTGTTCGTGGTGATGATGCTGGACATCGATTTCGCCGAATTGCGCGCCGGTTTCATGAAGAACTTCCCGCTAGGCATCGCCATCGCGCTGGTCCTGCTGGCGGAACTGGTGCTGGGCATCGGCGCCTATCGTGCAGGCGCGCTGGAGATCGGCAGCGCCACTGCGGCTGCGGTAACGCCCACGGGCGCAGAGGCACTTGGCGGCAGCAACACCGCCGGCCTCGGCGCGCTGATGTTCAGTGAGTACCTGCTGCTGTTCGAAGGCGCAGGGATGATCCTGCTGGTCGCCATGGTCGGCGCCATTGTGCTCACCCACCGTCCGCCGCGCACCGAACGCGGCCACCAGAACATCGGCAAGCAGGTCTCGCGCCGTCCGCAGGACGCGACGGAGCTACAGCGACCGGAAGTGGGCAAGGGGGTCGAGCTGTGA
- the nuoI gene encoding NADH-quinone oxidoreductase subunit NuoI, with amino-acid sequence MTALQLLKSFTLWEFVKAHALTLKYFFKPKVTINYPYEKNPLSPRFRGEHALRRYPNGEERCIACKLCEAVCPAQAITIESEPREDGSRRTTRYDIDMTKCIYCGFCQEACPVDAVVEGPNFEYATETREELLYDKAKLLANGDKWERAIAANLEADAPYR; translated from the coding sequence ATGACCGCCCTGCAACTGCTCAAGTCCTTTACCCTGTGGGAGTTCGTGAAGGCGCACGCCCTGACGCTGAAGTATTTCTTCAAGCCCAAGGTCACGATCAATTACCCGTACGAGAAGAACCCGCTGAGCCCTCGCTTCCGCGGCGAGCATGCGCTGCGGCGCTATCCCAACGGGGAGGAACGCTGCATCGCCTGCAAGCTGTGCGAGGCTGTATGCCCGGCGCAGGCGATCACCATCGAGAGCGAACCGCGCGAAGACGGCAGCCGCCGCACGACGCGCTACGACATCGACATGACCAAGTGCATCTATTGCGGTTTCTGCCAGGAAGCCTGCCCGGTGGATGCGGTGGTCGAGGGGCCGAACTTCGAATACGCGACCGAAACGCGCGAGGAACTGCTCTACGATAAGGCGAAACTGCTGGCCAACGGGGACAAGTGGGAGCGCGCGATCGCTGCCAATCTTGAAGCCGATGCGCCGTATCGGTAG
- the nuoH gene encoding NADH-quinone oxidoreductase subunit NuoH produces the protein MTEFFQSLGMSYEWAWFVATIAGILLIALPLMLAVAMIIYVDRKVWAAINLRRGPNVVGPFGLLQSFADGLKVFLQETIIPSAANKGIFLLAPIVTFTVALAAWAVIPFDEGVLLADINVGLLYILAVSSLSVYGIVMSGWASNSKYPFFSAMRAAAQMISYEVSIGFILVCVVLYAGTFNLTDIVNSQLGHGFGIVNGYWFNLLLFPMWVVFFISSLAETQRVPFDLTEAESELVAGYQTEYSSMSFALFWLGEYANILLMCSLNTLLFFGGWLPPLNIDLIPWFDIPGIVWFLLKTFFFFFMFSWVMATVPRYRYDQLMRLGWKVFLPMSLIFVVLISGWLMLTRYGGAA, from the coding sequence ATGACCGAATTCTTCCAATCCCTCGGCATGTCCTATGAATGGGCGTGGTTCGTCGCCACGATCGCCGGCATCCTGCTGATTGCGCTGCCGTTGATGCTGGCCGTGGCCATGATCATCTATGTGGACCGCAAGGTCTGGGCTGCCATCAACCTGCGTCGCGGGCCGAATGTGGTGGGGCCCTTCGGCCTGCTGCAGAGCTTCGCGGACGGCCTGAAGGTCTTCCTGCAGGAAACCATCATTCCTTCGGCTGCGAACAAGGGCATTTTCCTGCTCGCGCCCATCGTCACCTTCACCGTGGCGCTGGCCGCCTGGGCGGTGATCCCCTTCGACGAGGGCGTGCTGCTGGCGGACATCAATGTCGGCCTGCTCTATATTCTCGCTGTAAGCAGCCTGTCGGTTTACGGCATCGTGATGAGCGGGTGGGCGAGTAACTCCAAATACCCGTTCTTCTCCGCCATGCGCGCCGCGGCGCAGATGATCTCCTACGAGGTCTCCATCGGCTTCATCCTGGTGTGCGTGGTGCTCTATGCCGGCACGTTCAACCTGACCGATATCGTCAATTCGCAGCTCGGCCACGGCTTCGGCATCGTGAACGGGTACTGGTTCAACCTGCTGCTATTCCCGATGTGGGTGGTGTTCTTCATCAGCTCGCTGGCGGAAACGCAGCGCGTGCCCTTCGACCTGACCGAAGCGGAATCCGAGCTCGTCGCCGGTTACCAGACCGAATACAGCTCCATGAGCTTCGCGCTGTTCTGGCTGGGCGAATATGCCAACATCCTGCTGATGTGCAGCCTCAATACACTGCTGTTCTTCGGTGGCTGGCTGCCCCCGCTGAATATCGACTTGATCCCCTGGTTCGACATCCCGGGCATCGTGTGGTTCCTGCTGAAGACCTTCTTCTTCTTCTTCATGTTCAGCTGGGTGATGGCGACCGTTCCGCGCTATCGCTACGACCAGCTGATGCGGCTTGGCTGGAAGGTCTTCCTGCCAATGAGCCTGATCTTCGTCGTCCTGATTTCCGGATGGCTGATGCTTACCCGATACGGAGGTGCGGCATGA
- the nuoG gene encoding NADH-quinone oxidoreductase subunit NuoG, translated as MPKVTVDGQEIEVPDGATVLQACELAGKEIPRFCYHERLSIAGNCRMCLVEVKPGPPKPQASCALPATEGQEIRTDSELVKTAREGVMEFLLINHPLDCPICDQGGECDLQDQSVMYGRGATRYHENKRAVTEKYMGPLIKTIMTRCIHCTRCVRFSEEVAGVDEIGALYRGENMQITTYLEQAAEHELSANVIDLCPVGALTSRPYAYEARPWELKKTLSIDVSDAMGSNIRVDSRGREVMRVLPRINDDVNEEWISDKARYQCEGLTQRRLDKVWIRKKGKLQQASWDEAFKKIAAAKPGKSIAAIAGDMVDCETMFAAKALLKASGSDLLESRQTGMAYDTSNLAAVNFNSTFAGIEEADAILIVGSHIRREAPLVNVRIRKAVKRGAKVFVVGPKWDTTYPAEFLGNDLGVLNALSSDVTDVFDKAERPAVIVGGACLKGAHGKAMALAAGWDAAFNVLHFSAARMGALMLGFAQKGGIADVADAKPKVLLALGADEVDYAAFEGSLKVYIGHHGDKGAHAADIILPAAAYTEKAGTYVSTEGRVQFADKAVFAPGDAREDWTILRALADALGVSVGFDSFAELRAAMTKAVPALGKEGLADYGALPKPDAKAKAEGFIDAYPISDFYLTNPIARSSPTMQRCSAELVHGEDVREAAE; from the coding sequence ATGCCCAAAGTCACCGTCGACGGCCAGGAAATCGAGGTTCCGGATGGAGCCACGGTGCTCCAGGCTTGCGAGCTGGCAGGCAAGGAAATCCCGCGCTTCTGCTATCACGAACGCCTGAGCATCGCGGGCAATTGCCGCATGTGCCTGGTGGAAGTGAAGCCTGGGCCGCCCAAGCCGCAGGCGAGCTGCGCCCTGCCGGCCACCGAAGGCCAGGAAATCCGCACCGATAGCGAGCTGGTGAAAACCGCGCGCGAAGGCGTGATGGAATTCCTGCTGATCAACCACCCGCTCGATTGCCCCATCTGCGACCAAGGCGGCGAATGCGACCTGCAGGACCAGTCGGTCATGTATGGCCGCGGGGCCACGCGCTATCACGAGAACAAGCGCGCGGTGACCGAGAAATACATGGGCCCGCTGATCAAGACGATCATGACCCGCTGCATCCATTGCACCCGCTGCGTGCGCTTCTCCGAAGAAGTGGCCGGCGTTGACGAGATCGGCGCGCTTTACCGCGGCGAGAACATGCAGATCACGACGTATCTGGAACAGGCGGCGGAGCATGAGCTGTCCGCGAATGTCATCGACCTGTGCCCGGTCGGCGCGCTGACAAGCCGCCCCTACGCTTATGAAGCGCGTCCGTGGGAGCTCAAGAAGACGCTGAGCATCGATGTCTCGGACGCGATGGGTTCGAATATCCGCGTCGACAGCCGGGGCCGCGAAGTCATGCGGGTATTGCCGCGCATCAATGACGACGTGAACGAGGAGTGGATTTCGGACAAGGCGCGCTACCAGTGCGAAGGCCTGACACAGCGCCGCCTCGACAAGGTCTGGATCCGCAAGAAGGGCAAGCTCCAGCAGGCGAGCTGGGACGAAGCGTTCAAGAAGATTGCTGCTGCCAAGCCTGGCAAGTCCATTGCTGCCATCGCGGGCGACATGGTCGATTGCGAGACGATGTTCGCGGCCAAGGCGCTGCTGAAGGCCAGCGGGTCCGACCTGCTCGAAAGCCGCCAGACCGGCATGGCTTACGACACGTCCAACCTGGCCGCGGTGAACTTCAACTCCACCTTTGCCGGGATCGAGGAAGCCGACGCGATCCTGATCGTGGGCAGCCACATCCGCCGCGAAGCGCCGCTGGTCAATGTCCGCATCCGCAAGGCCGTAAAGCGCGGCGCGAAGGTGTTCGTGGTCGGGCCCAAGTGGGACACGACCTATCCGGCCGAGTTCCTGGGCAACGATCTCGGCGTGCTGAACGCGCTTTCCAGCGATGTGACCGACGTTTTTGACAAGGCTGAGCGCCCGGCGGTGATCGTCGGCGGCGCGTGCCTGAAGGGCGCGCATGGCAAGGCGATGGCGCTGGCCGCAGGCTGGGACGCTGCCTTCAACGTGCTGCATTTCTCCGCCGCGCGCATGGGCGCTCTGATGCTGGGCTTTGCGCAGAAGGGCGGCATTGCGGATGTGGCTGACGCCAAGCCGAAAGTGCTGCTGGCACTGGGCGCGGACGAGGTGGATTACGCCGCATTCGAAGGCAGCCTGAAGGTCTATATCGGCCATCACGGCGACAAGGGCGCGCATGCGGCGGACATCATCCTGCCTGCCGCCGCCTATACCGAAAAGGCTGGCACCTATGTCAGCACCGAAGGGCGCGTGCAGTTCGCCGACAAGGCCGTGTTCGCCCCCGGTGACGCGCGCGAGGACTGGACGATCCTGCGGGCACTCGCCGATGCGCTGGGCGTGAGTGTCGGCTTCGACAGCTTCGCCGAATTGCGCGCCGCTATGACCAAGGCTGTGCCCGCGCTGGGCAAGGAAGGCCTGGCCGATTACGGTGCGCTGCCCAAACCGGACGCCAAGGCAAAGGCGGAAGGCTTCATCGACGCCTATCCAATAAGCGATTTCTACCTGACCAATCCCATCGCCCGCTCCAGCCCGACCATGCAGCGCTGCTCGGCCGAACTGGTCCACGGCGAGGACGTGCGGGAGGCAGCGGAATGA